In one Prosthecochloris aestuarii DSM 271 genomic region, the following are encoded:
- the fabF gene encoding beta-ketoacyl-ACP synthase II — MSQERKKIVITGVGLLSPVGLSKQELWESLSMGKSGAAPITYFDATNFATRFACELKGFNATDYIDQKSAGRMDPFCQYAVAASDQALKDSGLDVSSIDKARIGVVYGSGTGGMTTHDQQMRVYLERGPRRISPFFIPMLIPDIAAGQIAMRHGLMGPNYATASACATSLHAIMDAWMLMQMGMADYMVCGGSEAAITPMSVAGFNAARALSTANDNPTTASRPYDKDRDGFVMGEGAGALVLETLESAQARGATIYGEIAGVGASADAHHLTAPHPEGLGAVNAMNCALQQAGITPDKIDYINTHGTATPLGDLAELKAIKTVLGDHAKTVSISSTKSMTGHLLGAAGVVESIICLLAMKNQIVPPTINLDNLDPEIDVDVTPNTPKEKNLEYVLNNGFGFGGHNATLIFKKI; from the coding sequence ATGAGTCAGGAAAGAAAAAAAATAGTGATTACCGGTGTAGGGCTACTCTCTCCGGTTGGCCTGTCAAAGCAGGAACTCTGGGAATCCCTGTCCATGGGAAAAAGCGGCGCTGCGCCTATAACCTATTTTGACGCAACAAACTTCGCGACACGCTTTGCCTGTGAACTGAAAGGGTTCAACGCGACTGATTATATCGACCAGAAATCAGCCGGAAGAATGGACCCCTTCTGCCAGTATGCTGTTGCCGCTTCCGACCAGGCCCTGAAAGATTCAGGGCTTGATGTATCATCGATCGACAAGGCAAGAATCGGTGTCGTCTACGGTTCAGGAACGGGAGGCATGACAACGCATGACCAGCAGATGCGAGTCTATCTCGAACGCGGTCCGAGAAGGATCAGTCCGTTTTTTATCCCGATGCTTATCCCCGATATTGCCGCTGGTCAGATCGCGATGCGACACGGGCTCATGGGACCGAACTACGCGACGGCATCCGCCTGCGCCACCTCGCTCCACGCGATTATGGACGCATGGATGCTTATGCAGATGGGAATGGCCGACTACATGGTCTGTGGAGGTTCTGAAGCTGCTATCACGCCGATGAGTGTAGCAGGATTCAACGCCGCACGCGCACTGTCAACAGCCAATGACAACCCGACAACTGCCTCCCGCCCTTATGACAAGGATCGAGACGGCTTTGTTATGGGAGAAGGTGCCGGTGCACTGGTACTGGAAACACTGGAATCAGCGCAGGCACGCGGCGCAACAATTTACGGCGAAATAGCAGGTGTCGGCGCTTCTGCCGATGCACATCACCTGACAGCACCCCACCCGGAAGGGTTAGGAGCAGTCAACGCGATGAACTGCGCCTTGCAGCAGGCAGGCATAACGCCCGATAAAATTGATTACATCAATACGCATGGCACTGCGACCCCTCTGGGTGATCTCGCAGAACTGAAAGCCATCAAGACCGTCCTCGGAGATCATGCCAAAACAGTCAGCATCAGTTCGACAAAATCAATGACCGGTCACCTGCTTGGTGCCGCAGGTGTCGTCGAATCGATCATCTGTCTTCTGGCCATGAAAAACCAGATCGTACCGCCGACGATCAACCTCGACAATCTCGACCCTGAAATCGATGTCGATGTTACTCCGAATACGCCTAAAGAAAAAAATCTGGAATACGTGCTGAACAATGGTTTTGGTTTCGGCGGTCATAATGCAACGCTGATTTTCAAAAAAATCTGA
- the acpP gene encoding acyl carrier protein → MNVEEIKDKVFDIIVSKMGVNKDQIKTESKFADDLGADSLDTVELIMELENEFDVQIPDEDAEKISNVQQAIDYIVNAKK, encoded by the coding sequence ATGAACGTAGAAGAAATCAAAGACAAAGTGTTTGACATTATCGTCAGCAAAATGGGCGTCAACAAAGATCAGATCAAAACCGAATCCAAGTTCGCAGACGATCTCGGCGCAGACTCTCTTGATACCGTCGAGCTGATTATGGAGCTTGAAAACGAATTTGATGTTCAGATTCCTGATGAAGACGCTGAAAAAATCAGCAACGTTCAGCAGGCAATCGACTACATCGTCAATGCAAAAAAGTAA
- the fabG gene encoding 3-oxoacyl-[acyl-carrier-protein] reductase produces MFEGKTAVITGAARGIGQAIAIDLAEKGADIVLCDLQEEWLEETAAAVAKTGKKVICKELDVTSHDAAQSVFQEIAAESGSIDILINNAGITRDGLLMRMSEADWDSVLAVNLKGTFNCTKAVTRTMMKQRSGAIVNIASIIGLMGNAGQANYGASKAGVIAFTKSIAKELSSRNIRVNAVAPGFISSKMTDALSEDVRNAMLEAIPLKRFGEPKDVANVVTFLASDMAGYITGEVINISGGMVM; encoded by the coding sequence ATGTTTGAAGGCAAAACCGCCGTCATCACCGGCGCTGCACGAGGTATCGGCCAGGCTATCGCTATCGACCTTGCAGAAAAAGGCGCTGATATCGTCCTCTGCGACCTGCAGGAAGAGTGGCTTGAGGAAACGGCCGCTGCAGTAGCAAAAACAGGCAAAAAAGTTATCTGCAAAGAACTCGACGTCACCAGTCATGATGCTGCCCAGAGCGTCTTTCAGGAAATCGCGGCAGAATCAGGCTCAATAGATATCCTCATCAACAATGCAGGGATCACCCGTGACGGTCTGCTCATGCGCATGAGCGAAGCAGACTGGGATTCAGTGCTTGCCGTCAACCTGAAAGGAACGTTCAACTGCACGAAAGCAGTCACCAGAACCATGATGAAGCAGCGTAGCGGTGCAATCGTCAATATAGCCTCCATTATCGGTCTGATGGGCAACGCCGGTCAGGCAAACTACGGAGCATCAAAAGCCGGCGTCATCGCGTTCACAAAATCCATTGCAAAAGAACTTTCATCGCGCAACATCCGCGTCAATGCTGTTGCGCCGGGCTTCATCTCCTCAAAAATGACCGATGCTCTCTCGGAAGATGTCCGCAACGCCATGCTTGAGGCAATTCCGCTCAAACGTTTCGGTGAACCGAAAGATGTTGCAAACGTCGTCACCTTCCTGGCAAGCGATATGGCAGGCTATATTACCGGAGAGGTCATCAACATCAGCGGCGGCATGGTCATGTAA
- the fabD gene encoding ACP S-malonyltransferase — MKAFVFPGQGSQYCGMAKDIYNAFPQAKAVMDKANDILGYSITDIMFDAPEEELRKTQYTQPAIFLHSIAVAELLGKEGVDMAAGHSLGEYTALCFAGAMSFEDAMKIVARRGELMQHAGTRNPGSMAAIIGMKDDVLDELLKEAGETGIVQAANFNSPGQIVISGEISAVKKAVELAPLKGARMAKELPVSGAFHSPLMKPAEEELKAALDAITIHDAAIPVCMNVTAEPVCKAADIRNNLVLQLTSPVRWTQSVETMIAGGVTLFSEIGPQKVLQGLIKRIDRNVTIQGIDNAEQIQQQLSL; from the coding sequence ATGAAAGCATTTGTATTTCCCGGCCAGGGATCACAGTACTGTGGCATGGCAAAAGATATCTACAACGCATTCCCTCAGGCAAAGGCCGTGATGGACAAGGCGAACGACATTCTCGGCTACAGCATCACCGATATCATGTTCGATGCGCCGGAAGAAGAATTACGCAAAACGCAGTACACTCAGCCGGCCATCTTCCTTCACAGCATTGCCGTCGCAGAACTGCTGGGAAAAGAAGGCGTCGACATGGCTGCCGGCCACAGCCTCGGCGAATACACAGCGCTCTGTTTTGCCGGAGCCATGAGCTTTGAAGATGCCATGAAGATTGTTGCCCGCCGTGGAGAACTCATGCAGCATGCAGGCACCCGGAACCCCGGCTCCATGGCTGCCATTATCGGCATGAAAGATGATGTCCTTGACGAGCTTCTCAAAGAGGCCGGTGAAACAGGAATCGTCCAGGCCGCAAACTTCAACTCGCCAGGCCAGATCGTCATTTCAGGAGAGATCAGCGCGGTAAAAAAAGCTGTTGAACTGGCACCGTTGAAAGGGGCTAGAATGGCAAAAGAGCTTCCCGTCTCAGGAGCGTTCCATTCCCCGCTGATGAAGCCTGCAGAAGAGGAACTCAAAGCAGCACTCGACGCGATCACCATTCATGACGCGGCAATTCCGGTATGCATGAATGTCACTGCAGAGCCGGTTTGCAAGGCAGCCGATATCCGCAACAACCTTGTCCTTCAGTTGACAAGCCCGGTTCGCTGGACCCAGTCGGTCGAAACAATGATCGCAGGAGGCGTCACCCTCTTCAGCGAAATCGGACCGCAGAAAGTCCTGCAGGGGCTAATCAAAAGAATCGACCGGAACGTCACTATCCAGGGTATCGACAACGCTGAACAGATTCAACAGCAGCTGTCACTCTAA
- a CDS encoding beta-ketoacyl-ACP synthase III, giving the protein MKAAITATAKYLPDDILSNQDLEKILDTSDEWIRTRTGISERRILKDPEKATSFLCSQVAERIIEKRGISAEEIDLIIVATMTPDMIFPSTACLVQKNIGASNAWAFDLSGACSGFLFALNTGSQFIAAGTHRKVLVIGGEKMSSVMDYTDRNTCVLFGDGAAGVLLEPAKDENHGMLDAKLHADGRGGEHLYMQGGGSRHPATHETVDGRMHYLHQDGKQVFKSAVTAMADIAVEIMERNNLVADDVSYLIPHQANKRIIQATAERMGIDMAKVAINIDKYGNTSAATIPICIAELDEARKLQPENNLILVSFGAGYTWGGIYLKWQ; this is encoded by the coding sequence ATGAAAGCTGCTATCACTGCGACAGCAAAGTATTTGCCAGACGATATCCTCAGCAATCAGGACCTGGAAAAAATACTTGATACAAGTGATGAATGGATACGCACCCGGACGGGCATCAGTGAACGACGAATTCTGAAAGACCCTGAAAAAGCAACGTCCTTCCTCTGTAGTCAGGTAGCAGAGAGAATCATCGAAAAAAGAGGCATTTCCGCAGAAGAGATCGATCTGATTATCGTTGCGACCATGACACCGGACATGATTTTCCCTTCGACCGCATGTCTTGTCCAGAAAAATATCGGTGCATCAAATGCATGGGCTTTTGACCTCTCAGGCGCATGCTCAGGATTTCTCTTTGCGCTCAATACCGGATCACAGTTCATTGCAGCCGGAACACATCGCAAGGTTCTTGTTATCGGAGGCGAAAAGATGTCTTCCGTCATGGATTACACCGATCGCAACACCTGTGTTCTTTTCGGCGACGGCGCAGCAGGCGTGCTTCTCGAACCGGCAAAAGATGAGAACCACGGCATGCTTGACGCAAAACTTCATGCCGATGGCAGAGGCGGCGAACACCTCTATATGCAAGGCGGAGGCAGCAGGCACCCGGCAACCCACGAGACGGTAGACGGCCGCATGCACTATCTGCACCAGGATGGAAAACAGGTATTCAAGTCTGCTGTCACGGCAATGGCCGACATCGCTGTCGAAATCATGGAGCGCAACAATCTTGTCGCTGATGATGTCAGCTATCTGATCCCGCACCAGGCCAACAAAAGAATCATTCAGGCAACAGCTGAACGTATGGGAATCGATATGGCAAAGGTAGCCATCAATATTGACAAGTACGGCAACACGTCGGCAGCCACTATCCCGATCTGCATTGCTGAACTTGACGAAGCCAGGAAACTTCAACCGGAAAACAACCTCATCCTCGTCAGCTTCGGTGCCGGGTACACATGGGGCGGCATCTACCTGAAGTGGCAGTAA
- the plsX gene encoding phosphate acyltransferase PlsX, giving the protein MLRFAVDAMGGDNAPQCVVDGVLQALKEAENRFEILLIGQEDKVKPLLDGQDTTNLNLTFMHAPEVVTMHDVPAIAVKTKQESSLVQGLKICKAGGADAFVSAGNTGAQMAASLFVLGRLPGVLRPTIAAYFPRLQDGLTNVVDVGANVDCKPEHLVQFAEMLTIYQRDAANIEKPLTGLLNIGEEENKGSELLKQTYKQLQEADSKKKINFIGNIEGNDILREKATIVVCDGLVGNTMLKFGESIPRFLASIFKPSIQQLVDSGKLDPEAAAITSKAFMDMFQPFDVEKFGGVPFLGVDGISIVGHGRSSARAIKNMIYMAEHMIEKKVNQHIAEALSDQ; this is encoded by the coding sequence ATGTTGAGATTTGCCGTTGACGCAATGGGCGGAGACAACGCTCCCCAGTGTGTAGTAGACGGAGTCCTTCAGGCTCTGAAGGAAGCGGAGAACAGATTCGAAATTCTGCTGATCGGCCAGGAAGACAAAGTTAAACCTCTTCTTGACGGGCAGGATACGACCAATCTCAATCTGACGTTTATGCATGCACCGGAGGTGGTCACCATGCATGACGTTCCGGCTATTGCTGTAAAAACGAAGCAGGAGTCCTCCCTTGTCCAAGGCCTCAAGATCTGCAAGGCCGGCGGTGCAGACGCATTTGTCAGCGCTGGAAACACCGGTGCCCAGATGGCTGCCTCGCTGTTTGTTCTCGGCCGCCTTCCGGGAGTCCTCCGACCGACAATCGCAGCCTATTTTCCAAGGCTGCAGGATGGACTGACCAATGTCGTTGACGTTGGGGCAAATGTCGACTGTAAACCGGAACATCTTGTGCAGTTCGCTGAAATGCTGACCATTTATCAGCGTGATGCCGCTAACATAGAAAAACCGCTGACAGGCCTCCTGAACATTGGCGAAGAAGAAAACAAAGGTTCAGAACTCCTGAAGCAGACCTACAAGCAGCTTCAGGAAGCCGACAGCAAAAAGAAGATCAACTTCATCGGCAACATCGAAGGCAACGATATTCTGCGCGAAAAAGCAACGATCGTTGTCTGCGACGGGCTGGTAGGAAACACCATGCTGAAATTCGGTGAAAGCATTCCCCGATTTCTGGCATCGATCTTCAAACCTTCCATACAGCAACTTGTCGATTCAGGCAAACTCGATCCGGAAGCCGCTGCAATAACATCCAAAGCATTTATGGATATGTTCCAGCCGTTTGACGTAGAAAAGTTCGGGGGCGTTCCATTCCTCGGAGTTGACGGCATATCTATCGTCGGACATGGACGATCTTCAGCACGAGCCATTAAAAACATGATTTATATGGCTGAACACATGATCGAGAAAAAAGTCAACCAGCATATTGCCGAAGCGCTGTCAGATCAATGA
- the rpmF gene encoding 50S ribosomal protein L32 — translation MATPKAKVSKSRRDKRRAQFTARSKAAVTTICPNCGEPTLSHRACRHCGQYRGRVVTKKSANG, via the coding sequence ATGGCAACACCAAAAGCAAAAGTATCGAAGTCCAGAAGAGATAAAAGACGGGCTCAGTTTACAGCCAGAAGCAAAGCTGCTGTTACAACCATCTGTCCGAACTGCGGCGAACCGACACTCTCTCACCGCGCATGCCGTCATTGCGGCCAGTACCGCGGCAGGGTCGTGACGAAAAAATCCGCTAACGGCTGA
- a CDS encoding YceD family protein: MIEIRIAELNQGVHEYTFTCKASDFKNPEIEEPAFNGDIQVTVAAKKTDTEIVTAIETVTDAELSCDICLAPVHRRLSGQFTIFFVFGNQGNEAHETDGEYRTLPPSATAIDLTEDVRETLLLSLPVKVVCEAYPECNALRTDEETQTEDDQTQNSNWKASLQELKHKFH, translated from the coding sequence TTGATTGAGATCAGAATTGCAGAGTTAAACCAAGGTGTCCATGAATACACCTTCACCTGCAAAGCATCGGATTTTAAAAATCCCGAGATTGAGGAACCGGCTTTCAACGGAGATATTCAGGTAACGGTAGCTGCAAAAAAAACCGATACCGAGATCGTCACCGCAATAGAAACGGTTACCGATGCCGAACTCAGCTGCGATATCTGTCTGGCCCCTGTTCACAGAAGGCTGTCCGGACAGTTTACCATCTTTTTTGTTTTTGGCAACCAGGGCAATGAAGCCCATGAAACTGATGGGGAATATCGCACGCTGCCGCCGAGCGCAACCGCGATCGATCTGACTGAGGATGTGCGCGAAACGCTGCTGCTCTCCCTGCCGGTCAAAGTAGTTTGTGAAGCCTATCCGGAATGCAACGCGTTACGCACTGATGAAGAAACGCAAACCGAAGACGATCAGACTCAGAACAGCAACTGGAAAGCATCGCTCCAAGAGTTAAAACATAAATTTCACTAA
- a CDS encoding GIY-YIG nuclease family protein, translated as MLTLYSSFKTIGRYYIGISNNPERRLEFHNSKEKGFTSRYRPWKLVYTHHFLSRQEAQQAERRIKQWKSRTMIEKVISGEIVV; from the coding sequence TTGCTCACTTTATATTCTTCGTTCAAAACGATAGGAAGGTATTACATAGGAATATCGAATAATCCAGAACGCCGACTGGAGTTTCATAACAGTAAAGAAAAGGGTTTTACCTCGCGTTATCGCCCCTGGAAGTTGGTGTATACGCATCATTTTCTATCAAGGCAGGAGGCGCAGCAAGCCGAGAGGAGGATAAAACAATGGAAAAGTCGTACGATGATTGAAAAAGTTATATCCGGTGAGATTGTGGTTTAG
- a CDS encoding META domain-containing protein, with product MLLLLGSCSRGYKLPVQPDRPAEPEPLTPVANVTYYGEIPCAECRVQKLTVSLFDDDSFRVKRVYVGLAGGKNKVEYDLGRWQRRGDKLVLRGSGRFPLQFRYESQSEIRLLDQLGKDIVSRLNYSLYKRDVPDFLAGPMSLTGMFSMENGKTLFVECLTGKTFSLVFERPDAEITRGYEALRSAPGKGVLATLHGRFELKASGQGKAAAERIMVQRFNSFLPGRDCRKVEKRNASLENTFWRLLSIKSFPSSLNAQAKAPYIIMKSGDGSVSGFSGCNRLGGAYTSGSARLEFKRLVTSRMACPGESMALEKAFVAALEKTASWRIRGNILELYDASSVPLMSMKVVTPQ from the coding sequence ATGCTGTTACTGCTCGGCAGTTGTTCTCGGGGTTACAAGCTTCCTGTCCAGCCTGATCGTCCTGCTGAACCTGAGCCTTTGACTCCTGTGGCCAATGTTACCTATTACGGTGAGATCCCCTGCGCAGAGTGCAGGGTGCAGAAGCTCACGGTGTCGCTGTTCGATGATGATTCCTTCAGGGTAAAAAGGGTTTATGTCGGGCTTGCGGGAGGCAAGAACAAGGTTGAATATGATCTCGGGCGCTGGCAACGCCGGGGCGACAAGCTTGTCCTCAGGGGGAGCGGACGTTTTCCATTGCAGTTCCGTTATGAGTCTCAATCCGAAATCCGCTTGCTTGATCAGCTGGGAAAGGATATTGTTTCCAGACTGAATTACTCTCTTTATAAACGCGATGTTCCTGATTTTCTTGCCGGGCCAATGAGTCTGACAGGAATGTTTTCTATGGAAAACGGCAAAACGCTTTTTGTCGAATGCCTTACAGGCAAGACATTTTCTCTTGTTTTTGAGCGTCCGGACGCTGAGATTACGCGTGGATACGAAGCTTTGCGTTCAGCGCCGGGAAAAGGAGTTCTTGCCACGCTTCATGGACGATTTGAGCTTAAAGCGTCCGGTCAGGGCAAGGCGGCTGCAGAGCGTATCATGGTTCAGAGGTTCAACAGTTTTCTCCCCGGCCGCGACTGTCGGAAAGTCGAAAAACGTAACGCATCGCTGGAGAATACGTTCTGGCGCCTTCTGTCTATCAAGTCGTTTCCCTCCTCTCTCAATGCTCAGGCCAAAGCGCCCTATATTATCATGAAATCAGGCGATGGTTCTGTTTCCGGTTTTTCGGGCTGTAACCGGCTTGGCGGGGCTTATACATCGGGGTCGGCCAGGCTTGAGTTTAAGCGGCTGGTGACATCGAGAATGGCCTGTCCCGGAGAGTCGATGGCTCTTGAAAAGGCCTTTGTAGCGGCGCTCGAAAAAACTGCTTCCTGGAGAATCAGAGGCAATATTCTCGAACTTTATGATGCGTCATCTGTACCTCTCATGAGTATGAAGGTCGTTACGCCTCAATGA
- the leuA gene encoding 2-isopropylmalate synthase: MAMMQSSKYAAYPVVDISDRTWPDKRITRAPVWCSIDLRDGNQALPVPMSVQEKIEMFKLLIGIGFKEIEVGFPSASAVEFQFVRTLIEENLIPDDVTIQVLTQAREHLIRRTFESLEGANRAIVHLYNSTSTVQRDVVFRKNRQEIKEIAIRGTALVRELREAFGNKGIRFQYSPESFTGTELEYALEVCQAVMETWGASADEKVIVNLPSTVEMSTPNIFADRIEWFCRNLSDRDAAIISVHTHNDRGTAVASAELAMMAGADRVEGALFGNGERCGNLDIITMALNMYTQGVDSRLDFSNLTHLTEVYRECTRMPVHPRHPYAGELVHTAFSGSHQDAINKGMKARTESENEVWCVPYLPIDPKDVGFSYKAIVRINSQSGKGGVAYVMEKEFGYSLPKWLQPDFGLVVQAIVDREGRELSPEEIRDLFSREYVRLERPYLLKKCHISWEDEDPDRNDEVATTITSALQEGEREFGFTARGNGPVDAFVTGFIHDSGIDFIVSEYSEHAIGHGADTQAIAYVKITLPDGTVSYGAGIDSNISLASIKAVMSAVNRLDTQAKK, encoded by the coding sequence ATGGCAATGATGCAGAGCAGCAAATACGCTGCATACCCGGTGGTTGACATTTCTGACAGAACATGGCCGGATAAGCGGATCACCCGCGCACCCGTCTGGTGCAGTATCGATTTGAGGGATGGAAATCAGGCGCTTCCGGTTCCCATGAGTGTTCAGGAAAAGATCGAGATGTTCAAGCTGCTTATCGGGATCGGCTTCAAAGAGATCGAAGTGGGTTTTCCTTCCGCGTCGGCTGTTGAATTTCAGTTTGTCAGAACGCTGATCGAGGAAAACCTTATTCCTGACGATGTGACCATACAGGTCCTGACTCAGGCCAGAGAACATTTGATTCGTAGAACTTTTGAATCGCTCGAAGGGGCGAATCGTGCTATCGTTCATCTCTATAATTCAACGTCAACCGTTCAGCGCGACGTTGTGTTCCGCAAGAACCGCCAGGAGATCAAGGAGATTGCGATCCGGGGAACCGCACTGGTCCGTGAGCTCCGCGAGGCTTTCGGCAACAAAGGGATCCGTTTCCAGTACAGCCCTGAAAGTTTTACGGGGACCGAGCTCGAATATGCACTTGAAGTATGCCAGGCTGTGATGGAGACCTGGGGAGCGTCTGCTGATGAGAAGGTTATTGTCAACCTTCCGTCTACGGTGGAGATGTCTACACCCAATATTTTCGCTGACAGGATAGAGTGGTTCTGCCGCAACCTTTCGGACCGTGATGCTGCCATTATCAGTGTCCATACCCACAATGATCGGGGAACGGCCGTTGCTTCCGCCGAACTGGCCATGATGGCCGGCGCCGACAGAGTTGAGGGGGCGCTCTTCGGGAACGGTGAACGATGCGGAAACCTGGATATTATTACCATGGCGCTCAATATGTATACGCAGGGTGTCGATTCCAGGCTTGATTTTTCAAATCTGACCCATCTGACCGAGGTCTACCGCGAATGTACCCGCATGCCTGTCCATCCCCGTCATCCGTATGCAGGTGAACTGGTTCATACCGCCTTTTCCGGTTCTCATCAGGATGCTATCAATAAAGGGATGAAGGCTCGTACCGAAAGCGAAAACGAAGTGTGGTGCGTACCCTATCTGCCGATTGACCCGAAGGATGTCGGTTTTTCCTACAAGGCGATTGTCAGGATTAACAGCCAGTCAGGGAAAGGCGGCGTGGCGTACGTGATGGAAAAGGAGTTCGGCTACAGTCTTCCAAAATGGCTGCAGCCGGATTTTGGCTTGGTGGTTCAGGCAATTGTTGATCGGGAGGGCAGGGAACTTTCTCCCGAGGAGATCCGTGACCTTTTCAGTCGGGAATATGTGCGCCTCGAGAGACCCTATTTGCTGAAAAAATGTCATATCAGCTGGGAAGATGAGGATCCTGATAGAAACGACGAGGTCGCTACAACGATCACAAGTGCGTTGCAGGAGGGCGAACGTGAATTCGGCTTTACCGCGCGAGGAAATGGTCCGGTCGATGCTTTTGTGACGGGATTTATCCATGATAGCGGGATAGACTTCATCGTCAGCGAGTATTCGGAGCATGCCATCGGTCATGGCGCCGATACGCAGGCTATTGCCTATGTCAAGATTACTCTGCCTGACGGCACTGTCTCCTATGGTGCGGGGATCGATTCCAATATCAGTCTGGCTTCGATCAAAGCCGTCATGAGTGCCGTTAACAGACTCGATACTCAAGCAAAAAAGTAA
- a CDS encoding Fur family transcriptional regulator, whose product MNAYLEKLREGGLKVTARRRAIIELFLNRNGALSPQDVQSSLKTRFSQCGLPGVYRNLDAMAACGILFRIVSFGSERRYALCRAADRSKHHHHIICVSCGKVGNVTECAFHDGMMVNGFELLNHVVQLNGLCASCAETMRSDQ is encoded by the coding sequence GTGAACGCATATCTCGAAAAACTTCGTGAAGGCGGGCTTAAGGTGACGGCGCGTCGCAGGGCGATTATTGAACTGTTTCTCAACCGAAACGGCGCTCTTTCGCCGCAGGACGTCCAGTCCAGCCTGAAAACCCGATTTTCACAATGCGGGCTTCCAGGTGTCTATCGTAATCTCGACGCAATGGCTGCCTGCGGCATCCTTTTCAGGATTGTCAGCTTTGGCTCAGAGCGTCGTTATGCGCTTTGCCGGGCGGCTGACCGCTCGAAGCATCATCACCACATTATCTGTGTCTCCTGCGGCAAGGTCGGTAATGTGACAGAGTGTGCATTTCATGATGGTATGATGGTCAATGGTTTTGAGCTGCTGAACCATGTCGTTCAGTTGAACGGGTTATGCGCATCATGTGCTGAAACAATGAGGAGTGATCAATGA
- a CDS encoding metal ABC transporter solute-binding protein, Zn/Mn family — protein sequence MNKALSAVFITMLFLLAGVSRSDAVSPEQDGVSRSFKKVHVVASIVPLTFFVERIGGDRVAVSVMVPPGGNPHSYEPTPGQMVALSNASLFVKAGSGVEFELKWMERFVHLCPSLAVCNASQGGTLLQMKPFAAHPHHTEDTHARERIDPHFWLSPMNGILIASNIERSLSALDPSGASVYHRNFLQLKAELLELSSEIRQTLSGIGNRAFMVFHPAWGYYAAEYGLQQIAAEAEGKALAPKSMVRVIRQARELGIRVVFVSPQFSRVQAQTIAREIGGVTQSVDPLSASYIDNLRQATAAFSRSMQ from the coding sequence ATGAACAAAGCGTTGTCTGCGGTTTTTATTACGATGCTGTTTTTGCTGGCCGGTGTTTCCCGTTCCGATGCTGTCTCTCCGGAGCAGGACGGGGTGAGCCGTTCGTTTAAAAAGGTTCACGTGGTGGCATCCATTGTACCGTTAACTTTTTTTGTGGAGCGAATAGGCGGTGACAGGGTAGCGGTCAGCGTGATGGTTCCCCCTGGCGGCAATCCCCATAGTTATGAGCCGACGCCGGGTCAGATGGTGGCACTCTCCAATGCCTCTCTTTTTGTCAAGGCAGGATCAGGTGTCGAGTTTGAACTTAAATGGATGGAGCGTTTTGTCCACTTGTGCCCCTCTCTTGCGGTCTGCAATGCGTCGCAGGGAGGAACACTTCTGCAGATGAAACCCTTTGCTGCCCACCCTCATCATACAGAGGATACTCATGCCAGAGAGCGTATCGATCCTCATTTCTGGCTTTCTCCCATGAACGGTATTCTGATCGCATCCAATATCGAACGGTCGCTTTCAGCGCTCGATCCTTCAGGCGCTTCAGTCTATCACAGGAATTTTCTTCAGCTGAAAGCCGAGCTGCTTGAGCTCTCTTCCGAGATCCGTCAGACGTTATCGGGTATTGGTAACAGGGCTTTTATGGTGTTTCATCCGGCATGGGGGTACTATGCGGCAGAATACGGCCTGCAGCAGATCGCTGCCGAGGCGGAGGGCAAGGCGCTGGCTCCGAAATCAATGGTGCGTGTTATCCGGCAGGCGAGAGAGCTCGGCATCAGGGTGGTTTTTGTTTCTCCTCAGTTCAGCAGGGTCCAGGCGCAAACTATTGCAAGGGAGATCGGTGGAGTGACGCAGAGCGTAGACCCTCTTTCAGCGAGCTATATTGATAATCTGCGACAGGCGACCGCTGCGTTTTCAAGGAGCATGCAATGA